The following proteins come from a genomic window of Chiroxiphia lanceolata isolate bChiLan1 chromosome 28, bChiLan1.pri, whole genome shotgun sequence:
- the POLR3D gene encoding LOW QUALITY PROTEIN: DNA-directed RNA polymerase III subunit RPC4 (The sequence of the model RefSeq protein was modified relative to this genomic sequence to represent the inferred CDS: inserted 2 bases in 2 codons; deleted 2 bases in 1 codon) — protein MAEGSSGSSGSPGSLRPGAGVPGARGVLGRRPAAPPLTPGRLPXRSRDLTLGGVKKKTFTPNIISRKIKEEPREDVSVKKEKKERDRQRDGHGRGRGRPEVIQSHSIFEQGPAEMMKKKGNWDKAVDVSDSGPSHIINIKKEKRETDEETKQILRMLQKGRFLDDPGLKNDIRNKPVQLPLAHSGWLFKEEGAEQEDPQPWLPGSKEEKMELDPPAVKVKEEPCEEEPKVSQPKGPPGFPRDVPVAELLQRLSLQAEEELLFLQLPDTLPGQPPTHDSKPIKSELHNEDGQVVVVKQEKSQEAKQAENTCTLADLXEGQVGKLLIRKSGKVQLVLGKVTLDVTMGTPCSFLQELVSVGIGDNRTGEMIVLGHVRHKLVCSPDFEALLEHRHR, from the exons ATGGCCGAggggagctctggcagctccgGCTCCCCCGGCAGCCTCCGCCCGGGGGCT GGGGTCCCGGGGGCTCGGGGGGTGCTGGGCAGACGTCCCGCTGCCCCCCCCCTCACCCCGGGCCGCCTGC TCCGCTCCCGGGACCTCACCCTGGGGGGTGTCAAGAAG AAAACCTTCACCCCCAACATAATCAGCAGGAAGATCAAGGAGGA GCCCCGGGAGGATGTTTCTGtcaagaaggagaagaaggagcgGGACCGGCAGCGGGACGGGCACGGCCGGGGCCGAGGCCGGCCCGaggtcatccagtcccactccaTCTTCGAGCAGGGACCTGCTGAGATGATGAAGAAGAAGGGTAA CTGGGACAAGGCCGTGGACGTGTCCGACTCTGGCCCTTCCCACATCATCAACATcaagaaggagaagagggagacGGACGAGGAGACGAAGCAGATCCTGCGGATGCTGCAGAAGGGACGC TTCCTGGACGACCCGGGGCTGAAGAACGACATCAGGAACAAGCCGGTGCAGCTCCCGCTGGCCCACTCGGGGTGGCTCTTCAaggaggagggggcagagcaggaggaccCCCAGCCGTGGCTCCCGGGATCCAAGGAGGAGAAGATGGAGCTGGACCCACCAGCAGTGAAAG TGAAAGAGGAGCCGTGTGAGGAGGAGCccaaggtgtcccagcccaAGGGCCCGCCCGGATTCCCGCGGGACGTGCCGGTGgcggagctgctgcagaggctgagCCTGCAGGCCgaggaggagctgctgttcctgcagctgcctgacaccctgcctgggcagcccccCACCCACGACTCCAAACCCATCAAATCCGAGCTGCACAACGAGGACgggcaggtggtggtggtgaagcAGGAGAAGAGCCAG GAGGCGAAGCAGGCGGAGAACACGTGCACCCTGGCCGACC CCGAGGGGCAGGTGGGGAAGCTGCTCATCCGAAAGTCGGGGAAggtgcagctggtgctgggcaAGGTGACCCTGGACGTGACCATGGGCACCCCCTGCTCCTTCCTACAG GAGCTGGTGTCCGTCGGCATCGGGGACAACCGGACGGGCGAGATGATCGTCCTGGGCCACGTGAGGCACAAGTTGGTGTGTTCCCCGGATTTCGAGGCTCTCCTGGAGCACAGGCACCGGTAG